In the genome of Chlamydia trachomatis A/HAR-13, one region contains:
- a CDS encoding bifunctional UDP-N-acetylmuramate--L-alanine ligase/D-alanine--D-alanine ligase codes for MMKSLFYHFIGIGGIGMSALAHVLLDRGYSVSGSDLSEGKVVEKLKNKGAEFFLGNQEEHIPEGAVVVYSSSISKKNPEFLSAKSRGNRVVHRAELLAELAQDQISIFVTGSHGKTTVSSLITAILQEAKKNPSFAIGGLNQEGINGGSGSEYFVAEADESDGSIRCYTPEFSVITNIDDEHLSNFEGDRELLLASLKDFALKTQQICWYNGDCPRLRSCLQGHTFGLDSSCDLHILSYYQEGWRLYFTAKYQDVVYADIEVQLVGMHNVLNAAAAMGIALSLGIDEGAIRNAFRGFSGVQRRLQRKNSSETFLFLEDYAHHPSEISCTLRAVRTAVGQRRILAIYQPHRFSRLRECIDSFPSAFKDADEVLLTEVYSAGEEAEDISYQKLAEAISQESIVKCTHIPFHELQRHLEQSIRVHDVCVSLGAGNIVNLGEKLRDFEPQKLHLGIICGGKSCEHEISVLSAKNIAKHLSKSFYDVSYFLITREGLWESVSSLETAEDSGKSVFDPEIAQRLEKVDVVLPILHGPYGEDGAMQGFLETIGKPYTGPAIAFSAIAMNKVFTKRFMSDLGIPVVPYLPLTLAGWKQEQDKWLAHIVEAFSFPMFVKSSHLGSSIGVFEVHNVIELRDAINEAFMRDNDVFVEENRLGCKEIEVSVLGDGSGAFVVAGLHERRGSGGFIDYQEKYGLSGKSSAQIVFDTDLSKEIQEQILEAADKIYRLLLGKGSCRIDFFVDEEGNFWLSEMNPIPGMTETSPFLTSFIRKGWSYEQIVHQLVIDGLQRFNQRQRLISTSFVDQAFAIQ; via the coding sequence ATGATGAAAAGCTTGTTTTACCACTTTATTGGTATTGGTGGGATTGGAATGAGTGCTTTAGCACATGTTCTGCTCGATCGAGGATATAGCGTATCGGGAAGTGATCTTTCCGAGGGGAAAGTGGTAGAGAAGCTGAAGAATAAAGGAGCGGAATTCTTTTTAGGGAATCAAGAAGAACATATCCCTGAAGGCGCTGTAGTTGTATACAGTTCAAGTATTTCTAAAAAAAATCCTGAATTTTTATCAGCTAAAAGTAGAGGGAACCGCGTAGTTCATCGAGCCGAATTATTAGCCGAGCTTGCTCAAGATCAGATTTCTATTTTTGTTACAGGAAGTCATGGAAAGACAACAGTCTCTTCTTTAATTACAGCCATTTTGCAGGAAGCGAAGAAAAATCCGTCCTTTGCTATAGGAGGTTTGAATCAAGAAGGCATCAATGGTGGTTCGGGATCGGAATATTTTGTTGCTGAAGCAGATGAGAGCGATGGGTCTATTCGGTGTTATACTCCAGAGTTTTCTGTTATTACGAATATAGATGATGAGCATCTGTCTAATTTTGAAGGAGATCGAGAGCTTCTTCTGGCTTCTTTGAAAGACTTTGCACTCAAGACTCAGCAGATCTGTTGGTATAATGGAGATTGTCCTCGCTTGCGTTCATGCTTGCAAGGGCATACTTTTGGATTGGACTCTTCTTGTGATCTACATATTCTATCTTATTATCAAGAAGGATGGAGACTGTACTTTACAGCAAAGTATCAAGATGTAGTGTATGCAGATATAGAAGTGCAATTGGTCGGCATGCATAACGTTTTGAATGCTGCAGCAGCTATGGGAATAGCTCTGTCATTGGGTATAGATGAAGGTGCTATAAGAAATGCTTTCAGAGGGTTTTCAGGAGTTCAAAGACGATTACAAAGAAAGAATTCTTCTGAGACCTTTCTCTTTTTAGAAGATTATGCACACCATCCTTCAGAGATTTCTTGTACATTACGTGCTGTTCGTACTGCTGTTGGACAGAGACGTATTTTAGCTATTTACCAGCCTCATCGTTTTTCTCGATTAAGAGAGTGTATAGACAGCTTCCCGTCAGCATTTAAAGATGCTGATGAAGTCTTGTTAACAGAAGTGTACAGTGCAGGAGAGGAGGCGGAAGATATTTCGTATCAGAAGCTTGCTGAAGCTATTAGTCAAGAGTCGATAGTAAAGTGTACGCATATTCCGTTTCATGAGTTGCAGAGACATTTAGAGCAGTCCATCCGTGTACACGATGTGTGTGTATCTTTAGGTGCTGGTAATATTGTGAATTTGGGAGAAAAGTTAAGAGATTTTGAGCCTCAAAAACTGCACTTAGGAATTATTTGTGGAGGGAAATCATGCGAACACGAGATTTCCGTTCTATCTGCAAAAAATATAGCTAAACATCTTTCAAAATCCTTTTATGATGTGAGTTATTTTTTAATTACTCGAGAAGGATTATGGGAGAGCGTCTCTTCATTAGAGACTGCTGAAGACTCAGGGAAATCCGTTTTTGATCCAGAAATAGCTCAGAGACTAGAAAAAGTAGACGTAGTGTTGCCGATACTACATGGTCCCTATGGTGAAGATGGAGCTATGCAAGGATTTCTAGAGACTATTGGCAAGCCTTATACAGGTCCTGCTATCGCTTTCTCTGCGATAGCAATGAATAAAGTGTTTACTAAGCGTTTTATGAGTGATTTAGGGATTCCTGTCGTTCCTTATCTCCCTTTAACATTAGCAGGATGGAAGCAAGAACAAGATAAGTGGTTAGCACATATTGTAGAGGCTTTTTCATTTCCTATGTTTGTGAAATCTTCGCATTTAGGATCTAGTATCGGCGTCTTCGAAGTTCATAATGTTATAGAATTACGAGATGCCATTAATGAAGCTTTTATGCGAGATAACGACGTGTTTGTAGAAGAAAATCGCTTAGGTTGCAAAGAAATAGAAGTTTCTGTCTTAGGAGATGGATCTGGTGCGTTTGTCGTTGCTGGTCTGCATGAGCGTCGTGGGAGTGGAGGTTTTATAGACTATCAAGAGAAGTATGGGTTAAGTGGTAAGTCTAGTGCGCAGATCGTATTTGATACAGATCTCTCTAAAGAAATACAGGAACAAATACTAGAAGCTGCGGATAAAATTTACCGTTTATTGCTAGGGAAAGGGTCGTGTCGTATTGACTTTTTTGTAGATGAAGAAGGAAATTTCTGGTTATCTGAGATGAACCCCATTCCTGGAATGACAGAAACGAGCCCATTTCTTACATCTTTCATCCGTAAAGGGTGGAGTTATGAACAGATAGTCCATCAACTTGTTATTGATGGGCTGCAACGATTTAACCAACGCCAACGCTTGATATCGACGTCTTTTGTAGATCAAGCGTTCGCTATTCAGTAA
- a CDS encoding KH domain-containing protein produces MEDFAAYIVKNLVTDPNAVEIRSSEDKASATLKLEIHAASEDIGKIIGRKGQTIQALRTILKRVGARLQKKILVELAQPENGSLTDEEVLSLDYISAASAEDFEEDSSFAENSIEEEPSVIVRSLAGVCPGCSCSHHHD; encoded by the coding sequence ATGGAAGATTTTGCAGCGTACATCGTTAAAAATTTAGTTACCGATCCCAACGCCGTTGAGATTCGGTCATCCGAGGACAAAGCCAGCGCAACCCTTAAGCTGGAGATCCATGCCGCTTCTGAAGATATTGGAAAGATCATCGGGAGAAAAGGACAAACCATACAAGCGCTAAGAACCATTCTAAAACGTGTAGGCGCTAGATTGCAGAAAAAAATCCTTGTTGAGCTTGCTCAACCTGAAAACGGCTCTCTCACAGATGAAGAAGTTTTGTCTTTAGATTATATCTCTGCAGCTTCTGCCGAAGATTTCGAAGAAGATTCTTCTTTTGCTGAAAATAGCATCGAAGAAGAACCTTCGGTCATTGTACGATCTCTTGCAGGTGTATGCCCAGGTTGTAGCTGCTCTCATCATCATGATTAG
- a CDS encoding anti-sigma factor antagonist, producing the protein MEWIAREYKNIFIVSLKGDMDAVTVPALEEFLTKSIAKGRVNVLLNMEKVFYMSSAGLRTLLSLAKLTQNHNGKLCICCLRDEVADIIRIAGLDKVITIRKAEQESFSDF; encoded by the coding sequence ATGGAATGGATAGCAAGAGAGTACAAAAATATTTTTATCGTCTCTTTAAAAGGGGATATGGATGCTGTGACGGTTCCTGCTTTAGAAGAGTTTCTAACAAAATCCATTGCAAAAGGACGTGTTAATGTTTTGTTAAATATGGAGAAAGTTTTTTATATGAGTAGTGCAGGTTTACGCACACTGCTCTCATTAGCAAAATTAACACAAAATCATAATGGGAAGCTTTGTATCTGTTGTCTTAGAGATGAAGTTGCTGATATTATTCGTATCGCAGGATTGGATAAAGTAATCACCATCCGTAAAGCAGAACAAGAATCTTTTAGCGATTTTTAA
- the miaA gene encoding tRNA (adenosine(37)-N6)-dimethylallyltransferase MiaA, which produces MSSSSSSGAATGFAVCSDPQKSFSKMFKRTVILLAGPTGSGKTAVSLKLAPLVDGEIISVDSMQVYQGMDIGTAKVSLADRKEVPHHLIDVCHVQESFNAVDFYYHAVQACQDILSRNKVPILVGGTGFYFHTFLSGPPSGPSPDFVLREQLTLEAQERGISALYQELELLDPVYAATITKHDKNKIIRALEIIRKTGSKVSSYAWQSTVNESKEYHCRGWLLSPDPELLRHNILERCDQMLEEGLLDEVQALLAAGIKGNSSASRAIGYREWIEFLDLGSPPDLFEITKQKFITNTWRYTKKQRTWFKRCSLFRELRPMGMTLDDMAKKIAQDYFLCG; this is translated from the coding sequence ATGTCCTCATCATCCTCTTCGGGAGCTGCAACTGGATTCGCTGTATGTTCGGATCCGCAAAAATCTTTTTCAAAAATGTTTAAGCGGACAGTGATTCTGTTGGCTGGGCCAACAGGATCTGGTAAAACAGCGGTTTCTCTTAAATTGGCACCTCTTGTGGACGGAGAGATTATCTCCGTAGATTCTATGCAGGTGTATCAGGGAATGGATATTGGAACAGCAAAAGTTTCCCTAGCAGACCGTAAGGAGGTTCCGCATCACTTGATAGATGTGTGTCATGTCCAAGAGTCTTTTAATGCTGTTGATTTCTATTATCATGCAGTGCAGGCATGTCAAGATATCTTGTCGCGTAATAAAGTCCCCATTCTCGTAGGAGGGACAGGTTTTTATTTCCATACTTTTCTATCAGGTCCGCCATCTGGGCCTTCTCCAGATTTTGTATTGCGGGAGCAGCTTACATTAGAAGCGCAGGAACGAGGAATAAGCGCTCTATATCAAGAATTAGAGCTTTTGGATCCTGTTTATGCAGCCACTATTACCAAGCATGATAAGAATAAAATTATTCGTGCTTTAGAAATTATTCGAAAAACAGGGAGTAAGGTATCTAGTTATGCCTGGCAATCTACCGTAAATGAATCAAAAGAGTATCATTGTCGGGGGTGGCTTTTATCTCCAGATCCAGAGTTATTGCGCCATAATATTTTAGAACGATGTGATCAGATGTTAGAAGAAGGGCTTTTAGACGAGGTGCAGGCTCTTTTAGCTGCTGGGATCAAAGGGAATTCTTCCGCATCACGAGCAATTGGATACAGAGAATGGATAGAGTTCTTGGATTTAGGAAGCCCACCAGACTTATTTGAGATCACGAAGCAAAAATTTATTACCAATACGTGGCGTTATACTAAGAAACAGCGTACCTGGTTTAAGAGGTGTTCTTTGTTTAGAGAGCTTAGGCCCATGGGGATGACTCTGGATGATATGGCAAAGAAGATAGCGCAAGACTATTTTCTTTGTGGGTAA
- the mqnC gene encoding cyclic dehypoxanthinyl futalosine synthase, which translates to MGSPARTSFQEGLRLFLYSPLEELRIHADSLRKQRYPQNTITYVLDANPNYTNICKIDCAFCAFYRKPHSSNAYLLSFDEFRQLMQRYVQAGIKTVLLQGGVHPQIGIDYLETLVSITKKEFPSLHPHFFSAVEIAHAAQISGISTEQALERLWEAGQRTIPGGGAEILSERIRKQISPKKMGPDGWIQFHKLAHRLGFRSTATMMFGHVESPEDILLHLQTLRDAQDENPGFFSFIPWSYKPNNTALGRRVPHQASPELYYRILAVARIFLDNFDHIAASWFGEGKEEGVKGLFYGADDFGGTILDESVHKCTGWDLQSSEKEICAMLLQAGFTPVERDTFYRPLSLAR; encoded by the coding sequence ATGGGATCTCCCGCAAGAACTTCGTTCCAGGAAGGACTCCGCCTTTTTCTTTATTCCCCCTTGGAAGAGCTTCGAATCCATGCAGATTCATTACGCAAACAACGCTACCCTCAAAATACTATTACCTATGTCCTTGATGCTAATCCTAACTACACGAACATTTGTAAAATAGATTGTGCATTTTGCGCATTTTACAGAAAACCGCATTCTTCCAATGCCTATCTACTCTCCTTTGATGAATTCCGACAATTAATGCAGCGCTATGTTCAAGCTGGCATCAAAACCGTTTTACTACAAGGAGGAGTTCATCCACAAATTGGCATTGACTACTTAGAAACTCTAGTTTCCATCACAAAAAAGGAATTTCCTTCTTTACACCCGCACTTTTTTTCTGCAGTAGAAATCGCACATGCTGCTCAAATATCGGGGATCTCTACCGAACAAGCTTTGGAACGTCTCTGGGAAGCTGGTCAACGCACTATTCCTGGAGGAGGAGCCGAAATCTTATCTGAAAGAATTCGGAAACAAATATCTCCTAAAAAAATGGGGCCGGATGGCTGGATACAATTCCACAAACTCGCTCATCGCTTAGGATTCCGTTCAACAGCAACCATGATGTTTGGCCATGTAGAAAGCCCAGAAGATATTCTGCTACATCTACAAACTCTTCGTGATGCGCAAGATGAGAATCCTGGATTTTTTAGCTTCATCCCTTGGAGTTATAAACCTAATAATACAGCACTAGGGAGACGCGTCCCTCACCAAGCGTCTCCCGAACTCTATTACCGCATTCTTGCGGTGGCAAGAATTTTTTTAGATAATTTTGACCACATCGCAGCATCATGGTTTGGGGAAGGGAAGGAAGAGGGTGTTAAGGGACTCTTTTATGGAGCCGACGACTTCGGTGGCACAATACTTGATGAAAGTGTCCACAAATGCACAGGCTGGGATCTGCAAAGCTCTGAGAAGGAGATCTGCGCAATGCTACTTCAAGCAGGATTTACTCCTGTAGAACGAGATACCTTTTACCGCCCGCTCTCTTTAGCTAGATGA
- the rsfS gene encoding ribosome silencing factor, whose protein sequence is MDSFCLNLLKVIVKAIDNKKGRNPVVLDVQNISQLTDYFVFVEGNVGVHIKAIADTIIEELKKLKVYPLNVEGLSHSDWVVIDYGFIVIHLFVSSVREQYCLEELWKDGAIITSDCLAS, encoded by the coding sequence ATGGATTCGTTTTGTTTAAATTTATTGAAGGTAATTGTTAAAGCTATTGATAACAAAAAAGGCCGTAACCCTGTTGTTTTAGACGTTCAAAACATTTCCCAATTAACAGATTATTTTGTTTTTGTTGAAGGGAACGTTGGGGTTCACATTAAAGCTATAGCTGACACAATTATAGAGGAGTTAAAAAAACTAAAAGTCTATCCATTGAATGTGGAAGGACTTAGTCATAGTGATTGGGTTGTTATTGATTACGGATTTATTGTTATCCACTTATTTGTTTCTTCGGTACGAGAGCAGTATTGTTTAGAAGAATTGTGGAAGGACGGAGCAATCATTACGTCTGATTGTCTAGCTTCTTAA
- the fabF gene encoding beta-ketoacyl-ACP synthase II — MNKKRVVVTGMGIVSCLGNEVESFYDGLLAGISGVRTITSFPCDDYATRFAGWIEEFNSEPYLDKKQARRVDPFITYAVVAAKKAIAMSRWDQDTLPADSHRCGVIIGSGMGGLRTLDEGIEKLSAGNRKLSPFFIPYIITNMAPALIAMDYGLMGPNYSISTACATANYCIDAAYQYLIEGRADVIVCGGTEAAINRVGLAGFIANRALSERNDAPEQASRPWDRDRDGFVLGEGAGILVLETLDNALKRGAPIFAEVLGTYTTCDAFHITAPRDDGEGITACILGALNKAGIPKERVNYINAHGTSTPLGDLSEVLALKKAFGSHVKNLRMNSTKSLIGHCLGAAGGVEAVATIQAIQTGKLHPTINVENPIAEIEEFDVVANKAQDWDVDVAMSNSFGFGGHNSTILFSRYEPSL, encoded by the coding sequence ATGAACAAAAAACGTGTAGTCGTTACAGGAATGGGGATCGTCTCCTGCCTTGGGAATGAAGTAGAATCTTTCTATGATGGCCTATTGGCGGGAATTAGTGGAGTGCGAACAATCACGTCTTTTCCCTGCGATGATTATGCTACGCGTTTTGCTGGCTGGATAGAAGAATTTAACTCAGAGCCTTACTTAGATAAAAAACAAGCTAGACGAGTTGATCCTTTTATTACTTATGCAGTTGTAGCTGCAAAGAAGGCAATAGCTATGTCCCGTTGGGATCAAGATACTCTTCCCGCAGATTCTCATCGTTGTGGGGTGATTATTGGTTCTGGAATGGGAGGATTACGAACCCTGGATGAGGGGATTGAAAAACTATCGGCTGGAAATAGAAAATTATCTCCATTCTTTATTCCTTACATCATTACGAATATGGCTCCGGCTTTAATCGCAATGGATTATGGGTTAATGGGACCTAATTATTCTATTTCAACAGCCTGTGCAACAGCAAACTACTGTATTGATGCCGCTTATCAGTACCTCATTGAGGGTCGAGCAGATGTTATCGTTTGTGGAGGAACTGAAGCGGCTATTAACCGTGTTGGTTTAGCTGGATTTATTGCGAATCGCGCATTGTCAGAAAGAAATGATGCTCCAGAACAAGCTTCGCGCCCTTGGGATAGGGATCGAGACGGTTTTGTTTTGGGGGAGGGTGCAGGAATTCTTGTTTTGGAAACCCTTGATAATGCTTTGAAAAGAGGGGCTCCGATTTTTGCGGAGGTACTTGGCACATATACAACGTGCGATGCTTTTCATATTACTGCTCCTAGAGATGATGGCGAAGGAATCACTGCCTGTATATTGGGAGCCTTGAATAAGGCTGGGATTCCTAAAGAACGGGTGAATTATATTAATGCACACGGAACGTCGACGCCTCTAGGGGATCTATCAGAGGTATTGGCTTTGAAGAAAGCTTTTGGAAGCCACGTCAAAAACTTGCGAATGAATTCAACGAAGTCGTTGATAGGGCACTGCTTGGGAGCTGCAGGAGGAGTAGAAGCTGTTGCAACCATTCAAGCCATCCAGACTGGGAAGTTGCACCCAACAATCAATGTAGAAAATCCGATAGCAGAAATAGAAGAATTCGATGTGGTTGCGAACAAAGCTCAAGATTGGGATGTCGATGTAGCTATGTCAAATTCTTTTGGTTTTGGCGGACACAATTCAACGATATTATTTTCGAGGTATGAACCTTCATTATGA
- a CDS encoding bis(5'-nucleosyl)-tetraphosphatase produces MMKTKHEYSFGVIPIRFFGTPDRSTLKACFVCHTDGKHWGFPKGHAEEKEGPQEAAERELVEETGLGIVNFFPKIFVENYSFNDKEEIFVRKEVTYFLAEVKGEVHADPDEICDVQWLSFQEGLRLLIFPEIRNIVTEADKFVQSYLFAS; encoded by the coding sequence ATGATGAAAACTAAGCACGAATATTCTTTTGGCGTTATTCCTATCAGATTTTTTGGTACTCCGGATAGAAGTACCTTAAAGGCTTGTTTTGTCTGCCATACAGATGGGAAACATTGGGGTTTCCCTAAGGGGCATGCTGAGGAAAAAGAAGGCCCTCAGGAAGCTGCTGAGAGAGAACTTGTAGAAGAAACTGGTTTGGGGATTGTTAATTTTTTCCCAAAAATATTTGTGGAAAATTATTCCTTTAATGACAAAGAAGAAATCTTTGTGCGTAAAGAGGTAACTTATTTTCTTGCAGAGGTTAAAGGCGAAGTACATGCTGATCCTGATGAGATCTGTGATGTGCAGTGGCTAAGCTTTCAAGAAGGTTTACGCCTTTTAATTTTCCCAGAAATTCGTAATATTGTTACGGAAGCAGATAAATTTGTTCAAAGTTATCTATTTGCTTCATAA
- a CDS encoding inorganic pyrophosphatase — MSKTPLSIAHPWHGPVLTRDDYESLCCYIEITPADSVKFELDKETGILKVDRPQKFSNFCPCLYGLLPKTYCGDLSGEYSGQQSNRENIKGDGDPLDICVLTEKNITQGNILLQARPIGGIRILDSEEADDKIIAVLEDDLVYGNIEDISECPGTVLDMIQHYFLTYKATPESLIQAKPAKIEIVGLYGKKEAQKVIRLAHEDYCNLFM, encoded by the coding sequence ATGTCTAAAACACCATTATCCATAGCTCATCCTTGGCATGGGCCAGTATTAACACGCGATGATTATGAATCTCTTTGTTGCTATATAGAAATCACTCCAGCCGACTCCGTTAAATTCGAACTGGATAAAGAAACTGGTATCCTAAAAGTGGATCGGCCACAAAAGTTTTCTAACTTTTGTCCTTGCTTATACGGGCTGTTACCTAAGACTTATTGTGGAGATCTTTCTGGAGAATACAGTGGTCAACAAAGTAACAGAGAGAATATCAAAGGCGATGGCGATCCTCTTGATATCTGTGTGTTAACGGAAAAAAATATTACACAAGGGAATATCCTCTTGCAAGCGCGTCCTATCGGAGGGATTCGTATTTTAGACTCGGAAGAAGCCGATGATAAAATCATCGCTGTTCTAGAAGATGATTTAGTCTATGGCAATATAGAAGATATTTCTGAATGCCCAGGCACAGTTTTGGACATGATCCAACACTATTTCTTAACCTATAAAGCTACTCCAGAAAGCTTAATTCAAGCAAAACCAGCTAAAATTGAAATTGTAGGTTTATACGGCAAAAAAGAAGCTCAAAAAGTCATTCGTCTTGCTCACGAAGACTATTGCAATCTTTTTATGTAA
- a CDS encoding Glu/Leu/Phe/Val dehydrogenase family protein, with product MKYSLQIEDLHIEGYEQVLKVTCESVQLVAVIAIHQTKVGPALGGIRAFPYLQFEDGLQDALRLSKAMTYKALLSSTETGGGKSVIFLPKGMTSPTEGMLRAFGQAVNSLQGKYIAAEDVGVSVQDVMIIREETPYVCGLVTVSGDPSIYTAHGVFLCIQETADYLCKTDIRGKRVAVQGLGAVGRKLVHELFFAGAELIVYDTRKDLLDEVVTLYGAQVDENIISADCDILCPCALGGIINSMSIDQLRCRAIVGATNNQLENPAIGRELVARGILYAPDYLANAGGLLNVAGSVGRAYSPKEVLSKVEGLPKILRKLYEQGAKENRDTGTLADAIVEERLAVYA from the coding sequence ATGAAATACTCTTTGCAAATAGAAGACCTACATATTGAAGGATATGAACAGGTTTTGAAAGTTACTTGCGAGTCTGTACAGTTAGTTGCTGTAATTGCTATTCATCAGACAAAAGTGGGTCCAGCTTTAGGAGGCATTCGTGCCTTCCCTTATCTTCAATTTGAGGATGGTTTACAAGATGCTCTACGTTTGTCAAAAGCAATGACATACAAAGCTCTTCTCAGCAGTACAGAAACCGGAGGCGGGAAGAGTGTCATTTTCTTGCCAAAAGGGATGACTAGTCCTACAGAAGGAATGCTGCGAGCTTTTGGGCAAGCTGTAAACTCTTTACAAGGGAAGTACATTGCGGCCGAGGATGTGGGGGTCTCTGTTCAGGATGTCATGATTATTCGTGAAGAGACACCGTATGTTTGTGGTCTTGTAACAGTCAGTGGAGACCCTTCTATTTACACAGCTCACGGCGTGTTTTTATGTATTCAAGAAACTGCAGATTACCTTTGTAAAACGGATATACGAGGAAAACGTGTCGCTGTACAAGGGTTAGGAGCAGTCGGACGTAAGTTGGTGCATGAACTGTTCTTTGCCGGTGCAGAGTTAATCGTTTACGACACAAGGAAAGATCTTCTCGATGAAGTAGTGACTTTATATGGCGCCCAAGTGGATGAAAATATCATCTCTGCGGATTGCGATATTCTATGCCCATGTGCCTTAGGTGGAATTATTAATTCGATGAGTATCGATCAGCTGCGATGTCGCGCTATTGTTGGAGCAACCAACAATCAATTAGAAAATCCTGCTATAGGCAGAGAATTGGTTGCTAGAGGGATTCTTTATGCTCCAGACTATCTTGCTAACGCAGGAGGCTTATTGAATGTCGCTGGTTCCGTAGGGCGAGCTTATTCGCCTAAAGAAGTGTTAAGCAAGGTGGAAGGCCTGCCGAAAATACTTCGTAAATTATACGAACAAGGGGCTAAAGAAAACCGAGACACAGGGACGTTGGCTGATGCTATAGTTGAAGAGCGCTTAGCTGTTTATGCTTAG
- a CDS encoding 3'(2'),5'-bisphosphate nucleotidase, which yields MFSLLNDCQKAAETVVMQAMLSLMRYRKAHKFIPFWKKPDQTYVTPADYAIQYYFYQKLTSLFPHIPLVGEETLNPATDHPRIPQILQFAQQLDPKVSCQDLYQALSPESSHSSLFWLTDPIDGTSGFIKQRCFAIALSLFYEHTPVLSVIACPSSENNSFKIYSAAKGEGLTICNPTHSFPFSLHEDFQPTCKFCEASLSARNHQHLTTHILSKHLPWNPQPIRADSQCKYAWVADNTVDFFIRIPYSPPRAHYRDHAPGVFLIEEAGGLVTDISGNPLPFSNPNLYLDRHPLILASANEQMHSTILETLYKLRHQATQNMLPLATHVSATKHKQLSALQL from the coding sequence ATGTTCTCCCTCCTCAATGACTGCCAAAAAGCTGCGGAAACAGTTGTCATGCAGGCTATGCTGTCACTGATGCGCTATCGAAAAGCTCATAAATTTATTCCCTTTTGGAAAAAGCCTGACCAGACATACGTTACTCCCGCTGATTACGCTATCCAATATTATTTTTACCAAAAACTGACATCTTTATTTCCGCATATCCCGCTGGTCGGAGAAGAAACTCTCAATCCTGCCACGGATCACCCTAGGATCCCTCAAATCCTACAATTTGCGCAGCAGCTCGATCCCAAAGTCTCCTGTCAAGATTTGTATCAGGCCCTCTCTCCGGAAAGCTCCCACTCTTCACTATTTTGGTTAACGGACCCTATCGACGGTACTTCGGGATTCATCAAACAACGTTGTTTCGCCATCGCTCTTTCTCTATTTTACGAACATACTCCTGTTCTCTCCGTTATCGCTTGCCCTTCTTCTGAAAATAACTCTTTCAAAATCTATTCGGCAGCCAAAGGCGAAGGACTTACGATTTGTAATCCTACCCATTCCTTCCCCTTCTCCCTGCACGAAGATTTCCAACCTACCTGTAAATTCTGTGAAGCCTCCTTATCAGCTAGAAACCATCAACATTTAACTACACATATTCTCAGTAAACATCTCCCTTGGAATCCTCAGCCTATCCGAGCAGATAGTCAATGCAAATACGCTTGGGTTGCAGATAATACGGTAGACTTCTTCATTCGCATCCCGTATTCCCCTCCACGAGCCCACTACAGAGACCATGCTCCCGGTGTGTTTCTTATAGAAGAAGCTGGAGGCCTCGTTACAGATATATCGGGGAATCCTCTCCCTTTTTCTAATCCAAATTTATATCTAGATAGACATCCTTTGATTCTTGCTTCTGCTAACGAGCAAATGCATAGCACGATTTTAGAGACTCTATACAAACTACGTCACCAAGCTACTCAAAACATGCTCCCCCTTGCCACTCATGTCTCTGCTACTAAGCATAAACAGCTAAGCGCTCTTCAACTATAG